One segment of Streptomyces sp. XD-27 DNA contains the following:
- a CDS encoding LysR family transcriptional regulator — protein sequence MHRTSIIDAVQHEQRSARSVSRVRNEKDTAVTVDAEHGSWAAELAPRLAQFAAVARHEHVTRAAQELGVPQSTLSRAMARLEQDLGVALFARRGRAVALTPAGRTFLLSTERALAEVERAAESVRADADPAGGKVAFGFLHTLGTETVPGLIRAFRVEHPRVRFQLVQNYGEAMIDRLRAGELDLCLTSPVPDAPDLVARRLDEQRLRLVVPDDHRLARRKRVRLAEASAELFVTLEPGFGLRRITDALCAEAGFTPRVAFEGEEAETLRGLVAAGLGVALLPPPAVPRPGVAELTVTAPRAVREIGVAWLEGHPDTPPVAAFKRFLLAQRGRLLA from the coding sequence ATGCACAGAACGTCCATAATCGATGCTGTGCAGCATGAGCAGAGGTCAGCGCGGTCGGTGTCACGCGTCCGCAACGAAAAAGACACCGCGGTGACAGTCGACGCCGAGCACGGATCGTGGGCGGCCGAGCTGGCGCCGCGCCTGGCGCAGTTCGCCGCCGTCGCCCGCCACGAGCACGTCACGCGCGCCGCGCAGGAACTCGGCGTACCGCAGTCCACCCTCAGCCGCGCCATGGCCCGGCTCGAACAGGACCTGGGCGTCGCGCTGTTCGCCCGGCGCGGCCGCGCGGTCGCGCTCACCCCGGCGGGCCGCACCTTCCTGCTCTCCACCGAGCGCGCGCTGGCGGAGGTGGAGCGCGCCGCCGAATCGGTGCGGGCCGACGCCGACCCGGCGGGCGGCAAGGTCGCCTTCGGCTTCCTGCACACCCTCGGCACCGAGACCGTACCCGGACTGATCCGCGCCTTCCGCGTCGAGCACCCCCGCGTCCGCTTCCAACTCGTCCAGAACTACGGCGAGGCGATGATCGACCGGCTGCGCGCCGGGGAGCTGGACCTGTGCCTGACCTCGCCGGTCCCGGACGCCCCCGACCTGGTCGCCCGCCGGCTGGACGAGCAGCGGCTGCGGCTGGTCGTCCCCGACGACCACCGGCTCGCCCGGCGCAAGCGCGTGCGGCTGGCCGAGGCGTCGGCCGAACTGTTCGTCACCCTGGAGCCGGGCTTCGGGCTGCGCCGGATCACCGACGCGCTGTGCGCGGAGGCCGGGTTCACCCCGCGGGTCGCCTTCGAGGGCGAGGAGGCGGAGACCCTGCGCGGCCTGGTCGCCGCCGGTCTCGGCGTCGCCCTCCTGCCGCCCCCGGCGGTGCCGCGGCCGGGCGTCGCCGAGCTCACCGTCACCGCGCCGCGCGCGGTCCGGGAGATCGGCGTGGCGTGGCTGGAGGGCCACCCGGACACGCCCCCGGTGGCCGCGTTCAAGCGCTTTCTGCTGGCCCAACGGGGCCGCCTGCTGGCCTGA
- a CDS encoding MFS transporter produces the protein MPPADTGASTVIRVGASPSPSLSTDSAAGSDERLRPGGPGYRRMSFALFAAGVATFALLYSTQALLPAISADLGVSPDQASWTVSAATGALALAVLPLSVLSDRFGRRAMMTASLCGAALMSLLIPFAPDLGWLIGLRAVQGVALAGLPAAAMAYLAEEVRPKALIGAIGLFVAGNSIGGMSGRIVTGWVAQAWGWRAALGAVAALAVASVVVFRLLIPKARHFRPSPLSPRAVARTVAGHLSDPLLCRLYAIGALFMTVFGAVYTVIGYRLAGEPFHLPQGVVGSVFLVYLVGTASSAAAGQLVGRLGRRGALYLAVGTTATGLLLTLTDSLGAVLLGLVLITAGFFAGHAVASSSVSRAATTGRAQASALYQTAYYLGSSAGGALGAVAFNAAGWEGTVVLGLSAMVGAAGITLYATRKALVARRAPAAAR, from the coding sequence ATGCCTCCTGCTGATACCGGGGCGTCCACCGTCATCCGTGTGGGCGCCTCTCCCTCGCCGTCCCTTTCCACCGACTCCGCCGCCGGCTCCGACGAGCGGCTGCGCCCGGGCGGCCCCGGCTACCGCCGGATGAGCTTCGCCCTCTTCGCCGCCGGAGTCGCCACCTTCGCGCTGCTGTACAGCACCCAGGCCCTGCTGCCCGCGATCTCCGCCGACCTCGGGGTGTCGCCGGACCAGGCCAGCTGGACCGTCTCCGCCGCGACGGGCGCGCTCGCGCTGGCGGTGCTGCCGCTGAGCGTGCTGTCCGACCGGTTCGGCCGCCGGGCGATGATGACCGCCTCGCTGTGCGGCGCGGCGCTGATGTCGCTGCTGATCCCGTTCGCGCCCGACCTCGGCTGGCTGATCGGGCTGCGCGCGGTGCAGGGCGTGGCGCTGGCCGGACTGCCGGCCGCGGCGATGGCGTACCTGGCGGAGGAGGTGCGCCCGAAGGCGCTGATCGGCGCGATCGGCCTCTTTGTCGCGGGCAACAGCATCGGCGGCATGTCGGGCCGGATCGTCACCGGCTGGGTGGCGCAGGCGTGGGGCTGGCGGGCGGCGCTGGGCGCGGTGGCCGCCCTGGCCGTGGCCTCGGTCGTGGTCTTCCGGCTGCTGATCCCCAAGGCGCGGCACTTCCGGCCGAGTCCGCTGAGCCCGCGCGCGGTGGCCCGTACCGTCGCCGGGCACCTGTCGGATCCGCTGCTGTGCCGGCTGTACGCGATCGGCGCGCTGTTCATGACCGTGTTCGGTGCGGTGTACACGGTGATCGGCTACCGGCTGGCGGGCGAGCCGTTCCACCTGCCGCAGGGCGTGGTCGGCTCCGTCTTCCTGGTCTACCTGGTGGGTACGGCGTCCTCGGCGGCGGCCGGGCAGCTGGTCGGCCGGCTGGGGCGGCGCGGCGCGCTGTACCTGGCGGTGGGCACCACGGCCACCGGTCTGCTGCTGACGCTGACCGACTCGCTGGGCGCGGTGCTGCTCGGCCTCGTCCTGATCACCGCGGGCTTCTTCGCGGGCCACGCGGTGGCGTCGTCGTCGGTGAGCCGGGCGGCCACCACGGGCCGCGCCCAGGCGTCGGCGCTCTACCAGACCGCGTACTACCTGGGCAGCAGCGCGGGCGGGGCGCTGGGCGCCGTCGCCTTCAACGCGGCCGGCTGGGAGGGCACCGTGGTGCTGGGGCTGTCGGCGATGGTCGGCGCGGCGGGCATCACGCTGTACGCGACGCGCAAGGCGCTCGTGGCGCGGCGCGCCCCGGCGGCGGCCCGCTGA
- a CDS encoding GNAT family N-acetyltransferase, protein MTINWPVVAVSLPGPYEISTERDRLDLAQVHQWLSTDTYWATGRSLETVERAMETSLNLGVYDAEGTQVGYARVVTDLATFGWLCDVYVSRGHRGNGIGGALAAAARDCLAPYGLRRILLSTDGAQPIYAKAGFTPLPETPEYMQFAY, encoded by the coding sequence ATGACCATCAACTGGCCTGTTGTGGCCGTCAGTCTGCCCGGACCGTACGAGATCTCGACCGAGCGGGACCGGCTCGACCTCGCCCAGGTGCACCAGTGGCTGTCCACCGACACCTACTGGGCCACCGGCCGCAGCCTGGAGACCGTCGAACGCGCCATGGAGACCTCCCTGAACCTCGGCGTCTACGACGCCGAGGGCACCCAGGTCGGCTATGCGCGCGTCGTCACCGACCTGGCCACCTTCGGTTGGCTGTGCGATGTCTACGTCTCCCGCGGCCACCGAGGGAACGGCATCGGCGGCGCCCTGGCGGCGGCGGCCCGCGACTGCCTGGCCCCGTACGGGCTCCGGCGGATCCTGCTCTCCACGGATGGCGCCCAGCCGATCTACGCGAAGGCGGGCTTCACGCCGCTGCCCGAGACCCCGGAGTACATGCAGTTCGCGTACTGA